One window of Rasiella rasia genomic DNA carries:
- a CDS encoding DUF4175 family protein, which translates to MSTFSIIQQKLEQFIKKYYTNELIKGAILFFAIGVLYLLITLLVEYFLWLSPTGRTILFWTFVVVELGLFARFIAFPLAKLFKLQQGISQEEAAKIIGSHFPQVNDKLLNVIQLNQNYRESELLAASIDQKAGELQPVPFKSAVNFSKNSKYLKYAAIPVVIFVLFTLFGDKDIFSSSYERVVNYDTAYEPPAPFSFYVVNDNLTAVENKPFTLQVRTEGEAIPENASITYNNESYYLKQTAPGVFEHTFEQPSVSTDFQLLANKVTSKEYTLDVLKTPSLLAFEMVLDYPGYTGKKDEILKSTGNATIPEGTRVTWKVNTKNTSEVSLKTKDTSYYFSKEQQAFSYNKGVYSKLDYAITTSNENLRDYENLSFTLGVIRDAYPEIEVESKQDSTNSQLTYFLGRVSDDYGLSKLRLVYFPIGDESKKQTEVLPVNKTTVDQFVYTFPGELQLEDGAAYEYYFEIFDNDAIHKYKSSKSGVYSFRKLTKDEEEKEQLENQDKSIKGMDKTLKDLKDQEKTLEELSKLQKEKKDLNFNDKKKLENFIKRQKQQEDMMKKFSEELKENLENFQPENEEKDKFKEELEKRLDENEERLEENEKLLEELEKLQEKIEKEELTEKLEKLAKQNKNQEKNLEQLLELTKRYYVTKKAEKLAEEIFKLGEEQEKLSEAPDDENTEEKQEELNKKFDEYKKEMEELQKENEGLKEPMDIPQDKSAEQEVQEEQQKASESLNKQDKQNAKKSQKKAGEKMKQMGSQMQASMQAMQGESIEEDADMLRQILDNLVVFSFEQEAVMEDFKTIDYGNPIFGKKLNLQNDLKLNFQHVDDSIFALSLRNPMISGAINETLTEINYNMDKSLERLAENQMRQGVSSQQYTVTGANELAIMLSNVLNSMQQQMQSMGQGQGSGQGKGKGQGQGQGKGFQLPDIIEQQKSLGEQMKDGIGKKKKGQGGGESGESGKGDSGDGEAGESNGSKGENERSGQPGDGKGKGKGEGKGEGEGGGDGNGSGNGNNQEGDGEGYNEDLNGQLYEIYKQQQQLRQQLQDKLSKEGLNGRGGNLLKQMEQVEQQLLDKGFNDRTLEKMLNLQYELLKLDKADFEQGQESRRESTSNRTNYTNTLRLSPEEVKKFFNTTEILNREALPLKPQYKEKVQDYFKEKND; encoded by the coding sequence ATGAGCACATTTAGCATCATTCAGCAAAAGCTGGAACAATTTATAAAAAAATACTACACTAATGAGTTAATCAAAGGTGCGATTCTCTTCTTTGCTATTGGGGTGCTTTATCTACTCATTACCCTGCTGGTTGAATACTTCTTGTGGTTAAGCCCAACTGGAAGAACAATTTTGTTTTGGACGTTTGTTGTTGTTGAACTTGGTTTGTTCGCAAGATTTATAGCGTTTCCGCTTGCCAAATTATTCAAATTACAGCAAGGTATTTCGCAAGAAGAGGCCGCTAAGATCATTGGGAGCCATTTTCCGCAGGTTAACGATAAGTTGCTTAATGTAATACAGTTAAATCAGAACTATCGGGAGAGCGAATTGTTAGCGGCAAGTATAGATCAGAAAGCAGGAGAATTACAACCGGTACCTTTTAAAAGTGCTGTTAACTTTAGTAAGAATTCTAAGTACCTTAAATATGCTGCAATTCCAGTAGTAATTTTTGTTCTCTTTACTCTATTTGGAGATAAAGATATTTTTAGCAGTAGCTATGAGCGTGTGGTTAACTATGACACTGCGTATGAGCCACCTGCACCATTCTCGTTTTATGTGGTAAATGATAATCTAACCGCCGTAGAGAACAAGCCCTTTACGCTTCAAGTTAGAACAGAAGGTGAAGCCATACCAGAGAATGCAAGCATTACCTATAACAATGAATCGTATTACCTAAAACAAACGGCACCTGGAGTTTTTGAACACACTTTTGAGCAACCATCGGTTTCTACAGATTTTCAGTTGCTCGCTAATAAGGTTACGAGTAAAGAATATACTTTAGACGTGCTTAAAACACCATCTTTGCTCGCCTTTGAAATGGTTTTAGATTACCCTGGATATACGGGAAAAAAAGATGAAATCTTAAAAAGCACCGGTAATGCCACTATACCTGAGGGTACTCGTGTGACTTGGAAAGTGAATACTAAAAATACTAGTGAAGTATCCTTGAAGACAAAAGACACAAGCTATTATTTCAGTAAAGAACAACAGGCGTTTAGCTACAACAAAGGGGTTTACAGTAAACTTGATTATGCCATTACTACCTCCAATGAAAATTTACGCGATTACGAAAACCTATCGTTTACTTTAGGTGTTATTAGAGACGCCTACCCTGAGATTGAGGTAGAATCTAAGCAAGACAGTACAAATAGCCAATTAACCTATTTTTTAGGCCGTGTAAGCGACGATTACGGTCTAAGCAAGCTTCGCCTTGTGTACTTCCCAATAGGCGATGAGAGCAAGAAACAAACAGAAGTACTCCCTGTTAATAAGACCACTGTAGATCAGTTTGTTTATACATTTCCCGGAGAACTTCAGCTGGAAGATGGTGCAGCATACGAGTATTATTTTGAAATATTTGATAATGACGCTATACACAAGTATAAGTCTAGTAAGTCTGGGGTGTATTCATTTAGAAAGCTTACCAAAGACGAAGAAGAAAAGGAGCAGTTAGAGAATCAGGACAAATCTATTAAGGGCATGGATAAAACCTTAAAAGATTTAAAAGACCAGGAAAAGACCTTAGAAGAATTATCGAAGCTTCAGAAGGAGAAGAAAGACCTCAATTTTAACGATAAGAAAAAGTTAGAGAACTTTATCAAACGTCAGAAGCAGCAAGAAGACATGATGAAGAAATTTTCCGAAGAACTTAAGGAGAATTTGGAAAACTTTCAGCCAGAAAATGAAGAGAAAGATAAGTTTAAAGAAGAGCTAGAAAAGCGTTTAGACGAAAATGAAGAGCGTTTAGAAGAGAATGAGAAATTACTAGAAGAACTTGAAAAGCTGCAAGAAAAAATTGAAAAAGAAGAGCTTACTGAAAAATTGGAGAAGTTGGCAAAACAAAACAAGAATCAGGAAAAGAATCTTGAGCAGTTGTTAGAGCTTACCAAAAGGTATTATGTAACTAAAAAGGCTGAAAAGTTAGCAGAAGAGATATTTAAACTTGGAGAGGAGCAAGAAAAACTTTCTGAGGCGCCTGACGATGAAAATACCGAAGAAAAACAAGAAGAGCTTAACAAGAAGTTCGACGAGTATAAAAAGGAAATGGAGGAGCTCCAAAAAGAGAATGAAGGACTAAAAGAGCCTATGGATATCCCTCAAGATAAGTCTGCAGAGCAAGAGGTTCAGGAAGAACAACAAAAGGCAAGCGAAAGTCTAAACAAGCAGGACAAGCAGAATGCTAAAAAGAGTCAGAAAAAGGCAGGTGAAAAAATGAAGCAAATGGGCTCTCAGATGCAAGCTTCTATGCAAGCAATGCAAGGTGAGAGTATCGAAGAAGATGCTGATATGCTACGTCAAATATTAGATAATTTGGTGGTCTTTTCTTTCGAGCAAGAAGCAGTGATGGAAGACTTTAAAACGATAGATTATGGCAATCCTATTTTTGGAAAGAAGCTTAATCTTCAAAACGATTTGAAGTTAAATTTTCAACACGTAGACGATAGTATTTTTGCATTGTCGCTTCGTAACCCAATGATAAGCGGGGCTATAAACGAAACCCTAACAGAGATTAATTACAATATGGATAAGTCTCTAGAACGTTTGGCAGAGAACCAAATGCGTCAGGGGGTTAGCAGTCAGCAGTACACGGTTACTGGTGCCAACGAGTTAGCTATTATGCTGAGTAATGTGTTAAATTCTATGCAACAACAAATGCAGTCTATGGGTCAAGGTCAAGGTTCTGGACAAGGAAAAGGAAAGGGCCAGGGCCAGGGTCAAGGAAAAGGGTTTCAATTGCCAGACATCATAGAGCAACAGAAGAGTCTTGGTGAGCAAATGAAGGACGGCATTGGCAAAAAGAAGAAAGGACAAGGCGGTGGTGAATCTGGCGAAAGCGGCAAAGGAGACAGTGGCGACGGAGAAGCTGGAGAGTCTAATGGCTCTAAGGGAGAAAACGAACGTTCTGGTCAGCCGGGAGACGGTAAAGGAAAAGGTAAAGGCGAAGGAAAGGGTGAAGGTGAAGGCGGTGGCGATGGTAACGGGTCTGGAAATGGAAATAATCAAGAAGGTGACGGCGAGGGGTATAATGAGGACTTAAACGGACAGCTGTATGAAATTTATAAACAGCAGCAGCAACTAAGACAACAATTACAGGATAAGTTAAGTAAAGAAGGACTAAACGGTAGAGGAGGAAATCTTTTGAAGCAGATGGAGCAGGTAGAACAACAGCTATTAGATAAAGGTTTTAACGACAGAACGCTTGAAAAGATGTTAAACTTGCAGTATGAGTTGCTAAAGTTAGATAAGGCAGATTTTGAACAGGGCCAAGAAAGTCGAAGAGAGTCTACGAGTAACAGGACCAATTATACCAATACACTTCGTTTGTCTCCAGAAGAGGTAAAGAAATTTTTTAATACAACTGAAATTTTAAATCGTGAAGCACTACCTTTAAAACCACAATACAAAGAAAAGGTGCAAGACTATTTTAAAGAAAAGAATGATTGA
- the ybeY gene encoding rRNA maturation RNase YbeY translates to MIEFYSENDFQLENQEAVAKWISSTIRQYNYEEGDIVYVFCDDAYLHKLNVQFLDHDTFTDIITFDNSLGKQAHAEIYISTERVAENAASFNNQFKDELHRVIIHGILHLVGLKDKSPEEEKAMRSAEDEALTSRDFT, encoded by the coding sequence ATGATTGAATTTTATTCTGAGAATGACTTCCAATTAGAAAATCAAGAAGCTGTAGCTAAATGGATTTCTTCAACTATAAGACAATACAATTATGAGGAAGGGGATATTGTGTATGTCTTTTGTGATGATGCGTATCTCCATAAACTGAATGTACAGTTTTTAGATCACGATACATTTACCGATATTATTACTTTCGATAATTCGTTAGGGAAACAAGCGCATGCCGAAATTTATATTTCGACTGAACGTGTTGCTGAAAATGCCGCATCATTTAACAATCAATTTAAGGACGAACTCCATAGAGTTATCATACACGGAATATTACACCTTGTCGGACTTAAAGACAAGTCTCCTGAAGAAGAAAAAGCCATGCGAAGTGCAGAAGATGAAGCGCTCACTTCCCGCGATTTTACCTAG
- the gltX gene encoding glutamate--tRNA ligase: MSQKVRVRFAPSPTGPLHIGGVRTALFNYLFAKKHGGDFVLRIEDTDQTRYVEGAEAYIIEALNWLNIPADEGPVTGGNFGPYRQSERKDLYREYADKLIEAGHAYYAFDTSEALDAHRQAHEASGKTFIYNWHNRLKLDNSLALSEEEVTAKLNAGDAYVIRFKTPQDETLPLQDIVRGAMQIDTNVLDDKVLFKSDGMPTYHLANIVDDHLMEITHVIRGEEWLPSLALHVLLYRAFGWTAPQFAHLPLLMKPVGKGKLSKRDGDKMGFPVFPLVWNTSEGDVFSGYREDGYLPEAVLNMLAFLGWNPGTEQEIFSLLELVDAFDLTRVNKSGAKFDPEKTKWFQHHYLQEMDEGVLTAQFKKFLEEKGVTTSLDVSIIVPLLKERATFVSDLWEQGSFFFEAPTSYNEKAAKKAFKEETPALLTQVVAHLNDITNFTAANISEKVKGWITSNDIGFGKVMMPLRLALVGEMKGPDVFDIISILGKDEAITRINAAIAAC, translated from the coding sequence ATGTCTCAAAAAGTACGTGTACGTTTTGCTCCTAGCCCAACCGGCCCCCTACATATTGGAGGGGTTAGAACGGCTTTATTTAATTACTTATTTGCCAAAAAACATGGCGGTGATTTTGTGTTACGTATTGAAGATACCGACCAAACACGTTATGTAGAAGGTGCAGAAGCATATATCATTGAAGCCTTAAACTGGCTTAATATACCCGCAGACGAAGGTCCTGTTACTGGAGGTAATTTTGGTCCGTACCGCCAAAGTGAACGTAAAGATTTGTACCGAGAGTATGCAGATAAATTAATTGAGGCTGGGCATGCCTACTATGCATTTGACACTTCTGAAGCCTTAGATGCACATAGACAGGCACATGAAGCGAGTGGAAAAACGTTTATTTATAATTGGCATAACAGACTAAAGCTTGATAATTCGTTAGCGCTTTCAGAAGAAGAAGTTACTGCAAAACTTAATGCTGGTGATGCATATGTAATTAGATTCAAAACACCGCAGGACGAGACGTTACCCTTACAAGACATCGTTCGCGGCGCAATGCAGATAGACACTAATGTCTTAGATGATAAAGTGTTGTTTAAAAGTGATGGAATGCCAACGTATCACCTCGCTAACATTGTAGACGACCATCTTATGGAAATTACTCATGTTATACGTGGAGAAGAATGGTTACCTTCATTAGCCCTGCACGTTTTATTGTACCGAGCATTTGGATGGACTGCCCCACAGTTTGCTCACTTACCTTTGTTAATGAAACCTGTTGGTAAAGGAAAATTAAGCAAGCGTGACGGTGATAAAATGGGCTTCCCGGTTTTTCCTTTGGTGTGGAATACTTCAGAAGGTGATGTGTTTTCTGGCTATAGAGAAGACGGATATTTACCAGAAGCGGTGCTTAATATGCTAGCCTTTTTAGGGTGGAATCCAGGCACAGAGCAAGAGATTTTCAGCTTACTAGAATTGGTAGATGCATTCGATTTAACTCGGGTAAATAAATCTGGTGCTAAGTTCGATCCTGAGAAAACCAAATGGTTTCAACATCACTATTTACAGGAAATGGACGAGGGTGTTCTAACGGCTCAGTTTAAGAAGTTTTTAGAAGAAAAAGGTGTTACAACTTCGTTAGACGTTTCTATTATTGTTCCGTTACTTAAGGAGCGTGCTACTTTTGTTTCTGACCTTTGGGAACAAGGGAGTTTCTTTTTTGAGGCACCAACGAGTTACAATGAGAAAGCAGCTAAAAAAGCATTTAAAGAGGAAACCCCAGCACTACTTACTCAAGTAGTTGCACATTTAAATGATATCACCAATTTTACCGCTGCTAACATTTCAGAAAAAGTAAAAGGATGGATAACTAGCAACGATATTGGGTTTGGAAAAGTAATGATGCCTTTACGACTTGCTTTAGTGGGCGAAATGAAAGGGCCTGATGTGTTTGATATTATCTCAATTTTAGGGAAAGATGAGGCTATTACACGAATAAATGCGGCTATAGCAGCTTGTTAA
- a CDS encoding outer membrane beta-barrel protein, whose product MVVKDLKYLVGICLVLFFSSVYSQESNSDEPQTEERNSWNFGVQGGFSLNNLYYNTFGKEKKKEAVGNLIGVNVRKNIVGNFDIISSLSFMYYQVDFNTTGTTCCSQDNSVFLSGGELTTESRNFQLSILGSYRIIKDNVSIQAGPTINYSSGFDFPRSSIGPSFLDGTFNSSGGNDFIQLDLENLSPLNLLFQVGATVGFDKLKITVQYQNGLTDVFRNVDVSERPEIAIKGSTSAVLLMTVWYF is encoded by the coding sequence ATGGTAGTTAAAGACCTTAAATACCTTGTCGGTATATGTCTAGTATTATTTTTCTCGTCGGTTTATTCTCAAGAATCGAACAGTGACGAACCCCAGACAGAAGAACGTAATAGCTGGAATTTTGGTGTGCAGGGAGGCTTTTCCCTTAATAATCTCTACTATAATACTTTTGGTAAAGAGAAAAAAAAGGAAGCCGTTGGTAACTTAATTGGCGTTAACGTAAGAAAGAATATCGTTGGAAATTTTGATATTATTTCTTCTCTTTCCTTTATGTATTACCAAGTCGATTTCAATACAACAGGAACAACCTGTTGCTCGCAAGACAATTCAGTTTTTCTTTCGGGTGGTGAACTTACTACAGAGAGCCGAAATTTTCAGTTAAGTATCTTAGGCAGCTACAGGATCATAAAAGACAATGTAAGTATTCAGGCTGGGCCTACTATAAATTATAGTAGCGGCTTCGATTTTCCTCGCAGCAGTATTGGCCCGAGTTTTTTAGATGGTACGTTTAATTCAAGTGGCGGTAACGACTTCATTCAACTCGATTTAGAAAATTTAAGTCCATTAAATCTGTTATTTCAAGTCGGTGCTACTGTGGGCTTTGATAAACTTAAAATTACAGTGCAATACCAGAACGGACTTACAGACGTTTTTAGAAATGTTGACGTAAGTGAACGTCCAGAGATTGCCATAAAAGGCAGTACTAGTGCGGTTTTATTGATGACTGTTTGGTATTTTTAA
- a CDS encoding SPFH domain-containing protein, whose amino-acid sequence MNVLLILLVPIGIILFFLLLSSFFVVKQQTAALIENFGKFSSIRNSGLQFKIPIVQRIAGRVNLKIQQLDVLVETKTKDDVFVKLKISVQFQVIREKVYDAFYKLQNPHDQITSYVFDVVRAEVPKMKLDDVFERKDDIAIAVKAELNEAMSDYGYDIIKTLVTDIDPDVQVKAAMNRINAAEREKVAAEYEAEAERIKIVAKARAEAESKRLQGQGIADQRREIARGLEESVDVLNNVGINSQEASALIVVTQHYDTLQSIGEETNTNLILLPNSPQAGSNMLNDMIASFVASNQIGEQMKKSNAAKGISNKRKRTPPPATDGDVQY is encoded by the coding sequence ATGAACGTATTACTTATTCTACTGGTTCCTATCGGAATAATTCTATTCTTTTTGCTCCTTTCTTCCTTTTTTGTAGTGAAACAACAAACTGCAGCACTCATTGAAAACTTCGGAAAGTTTAGCAGCATTCGAAACTCTGGGCTTCAATTTAAAATCCCTATTGTTCAACGTATTGCAGGTCGTGTTAACTTAAAAATTCAGCAATTAGACGTATTGGTTGAGACAAAAACGAAAGACGACGTATTTGTAAAGTTGAAAATTTCAGTACAATTTCAAGTGATTAGAGAAAAGGTATACGATGCTTTTTACAAACTTCAGAATCCGCACGATCAGATTACCTCTTATGTGTTTGATGTAGTACGTGCAGAGGTTCCCAAAATGAAATTAGATGACGTTTTTGAGCGTAAAGATGATATTGCTATAGCCGTTAAAGCCGAACTAAACGAAGCTATGAGCGACTACGGGTATGACATTATTAAGACATTAGTTACAGACATAGACCCTGACGTACAGGTAAAGGCCGCCATGAACCGAATTAACGCAGCAGAGCGAGAAAAAGTGGCCGCAGAATATGAAGCAGAGGCAGAGCGTATTAAAATTGTAGCTAAGGCGCGAGCAGAAGCAGAAAGCAAGCGTCTTCAAGGACAGGGTATTGCAGACCAACGTCGTGAGATTGCCCGTGGTTTAGAAGAAAGTGTAGATGTGTTAAACAATGTAGGTATTAATAGCCAAGAAGCTTCGGCTTTGATTGTAGTTACGCAGCATTATGACACCCTACAGTCTATTGGTGAAGAAACCAATACCAATTTAATTTTACTTCCAAATTCTCCTCAAGCTGGGAGCAATATGCTAAATGATATGATTGCTTCTTTTGTTGCGAGTAACCAAATTGGAGAGCAAATGAAAAAGAGTAATGCGGCTAAAGGCATTAGTAATAAAAGGAAAAGAACACCTCCTCCAGCAACTGATGGAGATGTGCAATATTAA
- a CDS encoding DUF6327 family protein — protein MNKKYTSFEELDVDIKRAWLQSEIDREELKLSLHETKDSLTPGKIATTLVGGMATSAVLLKLLTPLISFGIGKLLKKYK, from the coding sequence GTGAATAAGAAATATACTTCTTTTGAAGAGTTAGATGTAGACATTAAACGCGCATGGTTGCAGTCTGAAATAGATCGTGAAGAATTAAAATTAAGCCTTCACGAAACCAAAGACAGCTTAACTCCCGGAAAGATAGCTACAACCCTTGTAGGAGGCATGGCAACGAGTGCTGTTCTCCTAAAGCTGCTTACCCCTCTTATCTCGTTCGGTATTGGAAAATTACTTAAGAAATATAAATAG
- a CDS encoding alkane 1-monooxygenase yields MKDIKYLAAYAIPLAAIIGLTLKGNWAFFTPVFAFVIVPILELLLPVRTENLDPTTAASKLTNPFFDFLLYLNIPLVYGMVGWFLWSLTWVDYSVYEIIGLTFSVGIAVGGNGINVAHELGHRNTRWEKTLAKILLIPSLYMHFYVEHNYGHHLNAATAEDPASAKYNQTVYSFWFTSMFRQYVSAWKIQLDLLKRSNSSFFSIQNDMLYYTIIQLSYLGLVLFFFGKAVLLVALGIGISSAILLETINYIEHYGLRRNKTKSGRYERVSEIHSWNSNHVMGRVMLYELTRHSDHHYKSAKKYQVLDYHDVSPQMPYGYPTSMLIALIPPLWFSIMNKRIPVEMRQ; encoded by the coding sequence ATGAAAGACATTAAATATCTCGCTGCATATGCCATACCGCTCGCTGCAATCATCGGACTTACCTTAAAAGGAAATTGGGCTTTTTTCACACCTGTTTTTGCCTTTGTAATTGTTCCTATACTAGAGCTTTTGCTTCCCGTTCGTACTGAAAATCTAGACCCTACTACGGCTGCTTCAAAACTTACAAACCCCTTTTTCGATTTCCTCTTATATCTCAACATTCCGCTGGTATATGGTATGGTGGGATGGTTTTTGTGGAGTTTAACCTGGGTTGATTATAGTGTATATGAAATTATTGGATTAACCTTTTCCGTAGGCATTGCAGTTGGAGGGAATGGTATAAATGTGGCGCACGAATTGGGCCATCGCAACACTCGCTGGGAAAAAACACTGGCTAAAATTCTTCTAATCCCTTCGCTTTATATGCACTTTTATGTAGAGCATAACTACGGCCACCACCTCAATGCCGCCACTGCAGAAGATCCGGCAAGTGCTAAATACAATCAGACAGTATATTCCTTTTGGTTTACCTCAATGTTTAGGCAATATGTAAGTGCTTGGAAGATACAATTAGATCTCTTAAAACGTAGTAATTCATCTTTTTTTAGCATTCAGAATGATATGTTGTACTATACTATAATTCAGCTTTCTTATCTTGGGCTTGTTCTGTTTTTCTTCGGAAAAGCGGTGCTTCTTGTAGCACTAGGAATAGGCATTTCTAGCGCTATTCTTCTTGAAACAATAAACTACATTGAACACTACGGACTGCGAAGAAACAAGACAAAATCTGGCAGGTATGAACGTGTTAGCGAAATTCATTCATGGAATAGCAACCATGTTATGGGGCGTGTTATGCTGTATGAACTCACCCGCCATAGCGACCATCACTACAAATCGGCCAAAAAATACCAAGTATTAGACTATCATGATGTGAGTCCGCAAATGCCATATGGCTATCCTACCTCCATGTTAATTGCGTTAATTCCGCCGCTTTGGTTTTCAATTATGAATAAGCGTATACCTGTTGAGATGCGCCAATAG